GGGTGAAGCAGGACGAGAGCGACCAGATCGTCAACGCGATGACCGCCAAGGACATCCCGGTCACCTATGTGCTGTTCCCCGACGAGGGCCACGGCTTCGCGCGGCCGGAGAACAACAAGGCCTTCAACGCGGTGGCCGAAGGCTTCCTGTCGCAGTGCCTGGGCGGCCGTGCACAGCCGATCGGCAACGACTTCACCGGCTCCAGCATCACCGTACCGACCGGCGCGGATGGCGTGCCGGGGCTGGCCGAGGCGCTCGGGTCGCATACCCAGGACGTGCGGAAGTAAGGGGTCCGGCCCCGGATGCGGTCTTCGGCCTTATCCGGGCTACGGGCACGCGTCGCGGTAGCCCGGATAGGCGAAGCGCATCCGCGATCTCCACGTCGCACGCTCAAGGCGATGACGCTACATCGCCTTGGGATCCTGTCGTCCACGGTGCGCAGGCCGTACGCATGGCAGGCTGCGGCTTACGCGGATCGCAGGCGATCGCTGCGCACTCTTCCACGACAGAGGCATGACATGGCACCGATCGACGACGCCCCCACCACCGAAGCCCGGCTGCTGGAGATCGTGTTCCCCGACCACACCAACCACATGGGCACGCTGTTCGGCGGCACCGCGCTTGCGTGGATGGACAAGGCGGCCTTTATCGCGGCATCGCGCTACGCGCGGCGCACGGTGGTCACCGCGCGTTCCGACCAGGTCGACTTCAAGCTGCCGATCCGCCAGGGCCAGCTGGTGGAGACGATCGCCCGCGTGGTCGAGGTGGGCCGCACCTCGATGAAGGTGGAAGTGAAGCTGGTGGCCGAGGACCTGCTGACCGGCGAGCGCGAACTGTGCACCTGCGGACACTTCGTGATGATCGCGCT
This portion of the Luteimonas yindakuii genome encodes:
- a CDS encoding acyl-CoA thioesterase, whose protein sequence is MAPIDDAPTTEARLLEIVFPDHTNHMGTLFGGTALAWMDKAAFIAASRYARRTVVTARSDQVDFKLPIRQGQLVETIARVVEVGRTSMKVEVKLVAEDLLTGERELCTCGHFVMIALDARGRPTQVPPLA